One Mycolicibacterium crocinum DNA window includes the following coding sequences:
- the glgX gene encoding glycogen debranching protein GlgX has protein sequence MTNAAATEVWPGKAYPLGASYDGYGTNFAVFSEVAERVELCLFDEDGTETRIRLPEVDGFVWHGYLPNIEPGQRYGYRVHGPHAPAEGHRCNPNKLLLDPYAKAIDGHFDWNQSLFGYNFGDPDSRNDDDSAASMPKSVVINPYFDWGVDRPPQREYADSVIYEAHVKGLTQTHPDIPDAMRGTYSAISHPAIIDHLKAIGATAIELMPVHHFANDSTLIDKGLSNYWGYNTIGFFAPDSKYSASTTPGGQVQEFKAMVRALHEAGIEVILDVVYNHTAEGNHMGPTLSFRGIDNAAYYRLVDDDKKYYMDYTGTGNSLNVGHPHSLQLIMDSLRYWVTEMHVDGFRFDLASTLAREFYDVDRLSAFFELVQQDPTVSQVKLIAEPWDVGPGGYQVGNFPPQWTEWNGKFRDTVRDFWRGEDASLGEFASRLTGSADLYEHTARRPVASINFVTAHDGFTLRDLVSYNEKHNEANGEDNNDGESNNSSWNCGVEGPTDDPEINELRARQQRNLIATTILSQGVPMVCHGDELGRTQGGNNNGYCQDNEITWIDWSSADEDLLKFVASVSALRAAHPVFRRRRFFNGRPVRRRGSEGLPDISWFRPDGSEMNDEDWDSGFGKSIAVYLNGHGIPDLDARGQRVTDDSFVLCFNAHHEPIEFVLPPGEFGKAWQPVVDTAAGFGEIDEAAVVKASTPVRVESRSMVVLQATE, from the coding sequence GTGACCAACGCTGCCGCTACCGAGGTGTGGCCCGGTAAGGCTTATCCCCTGGGCGCCTCCTACGACGGCTACGGGACCAACTTCGCGGTGTTCTCCGAAGTGGCCGAGCGGGTGGAGCTGTGCCTGTTCGACGAGGACGGCACCGAGACCCGTATCCGCCTGCCCGAGGTGGACGGTTTCGTCTGGCACGGGTATCTGCCGAACATCGAACCCGGCCAGCGCTACGGGTATCGCGTGCACGGGCCGCACGCGCCCGCCGAAGGCCATCGCTGCAATCCCAACAAACTGCTGCTCGACCCGTACGCCAAAGCCATCGACGGCCACTTCGATTGGAACCAGTCGCTGTTCGGCTACAACTTCGGCGACCCCGACAGCCGCAACGATGACGATTCGGCGGCCAGCATGCCGAAGTCGGTCGTCATCAACCCCTACTTCGACTGGGGTGTCGACCGGCCGCCGCAACGCGAGTACGCCGACAGCGTCATCTATGAGGCGCACGTCAAAGGCCTGACGCAAACCCATCCCGATATCCCCGATGCCATGCGCGGCACGTACTCGGCGATCTCGCACCCGGCGATCATCGACCACTTGAAAGCCATCGGCGCCACGGCCATCGAGTTGATGCCGGTGCACCACTTCGCCAATGACTCCACCCTGATCGACAAGGGCCTGTCAAACTATTGGGGCTACAACACGATTGGGTTCTTCGCCCCGGACAGCAAGTACTCGGCCAGCACGACGCCGGGTGGTCAGGTGCAGGAGTTCAAGGCGATGGTGCGGGCGCTGCACGAAGCCGGCATCGAGGTGATCCTCGACGTGGTCTACAACCACACCGCAGAGGGCAATCACATGGGCCCGACGCTGTCCTTCCGCGGTATCGACAACGCCGCCTACTACCGGCTCGTCGATGACGACAAGAAGTACTACATGGACTACACGGGCACCGGAAACAGCCTCAACGTCGGGCACCCGCACTCGCTGCAGCTGATCATGGATTCGCTGCGGTACTGGGTGACCGAGATGCACGTCGACGGTTTCCGCTTCGACCTCGCCTCCACGCTGGCCCGCGAGTTCTACGACGTAGACCGCCTGAGCGCGTTTTTCGAACTCGTGCAACAGGATCCGACGGTCAGCCAGGTCAAGCTGATCGCCGAGCCGTGGGACGTCGGCCCGGGCGGCTACCAGGTCGGCAACTTCCCGCCGCAGTGGACGGAGTGGAATGGCAAGTTCCGCGACACCGTGCGCGACTTCTGGCGCGGCGAAGACGCCAGCCTCGGAGAGTTCGCCTCCCGGCTGACCGGGTCGGCCGATCTCTACGAGCACACCGCGCGCAGGCCGGTCGCGTCGATCAACTTCGTCACCGCGCACGATGGCTTCACTCTGCGAGACCTGGTGTCTTACAACGAGAAACACAACGAGGCCAACGGTGAGGACAACAACGACGGCGAGAGCAACAACAGTTCGTGGAACTGTGGCGTAGAGGGTCCCACCGACGACCCAGAGATCAACGAACTGCGAGCGCGCCAGCAGCGCAACCTGATTGCGACAACGATCCTGTCCCAGGGTGTTCCGATGGTCTGCCACGGTGACGAGTTGGGCCGCACGCAGGGCGGCAACAACAACGGCTACTGCCAGGACAACGAGATCACCTGGATCGACTGGAGTTCCGCCGACGAGGACCTGCTGAAATTCGTGGCGTCGGTCTCGGCACTGCGCGCCGCCCACCCGGTGTTCCGTCGGCGGCGGTTCTTCAACGGCAGGCCGGTGCGGCGCCGTGGCAGCGAGGGACTGCCGGACATCTCGTGGTTCCGTCCGGACGGCTCAGAAATGAACGACGAGGATTGGGACTCGGGCTTCGGCAAGTCCATCGCGGTATACCTCAACGGCCACGGCATTCCCGATCTGGACGCCCGTGGTCAGCGCGTCACTGACGACTCGTTCGTGCTGTGCTTCAACGCCCACCACGAGCCCATCGAGTTCGTGCTGCCGCCGGGTGAGTTTGGTAAGGCTTGGCAACCTGTCGTCGACACTGCGGCAGGCTTCGGGGAGATCGATGAGGCGGCGGTCGTGAAGGCCTCCACACCGGTGCGGGTCGAGTCGCGTTCGATGGTGGTGCTTCAAGCGACGGAGTAG
- a CDS encoding pyrimidine reductase family protein: MTQAVQQPKRVMAPEELVALYRDPPDGLRANMILSLDGAAAFDGVAGPLSDPNDQSLLLALRSYADVVLVGAGTVRAEGYGPVRLTAEQLAERRDRWSTDAIPPIAVVTHTGRVPASLFAEPAQRPILITTALAARERPQLAEHADLLIAGDSAVNLESALRTLNARGMRRILCEGGPTLLDELVAGDLVDEMCLTISPTLAATATTARPGAPALTVPTRLTLGHAVTLQNYVYLRYVRGNERQAST, from the coding sequence ATGACGCAGGCGGTGCAGCAGCCGAAACGGGTGATGGCACCGGAGGAGCTGGTCGCCCTGTACCGGGACCCGCCCGACGGGCTGCGCGCCAACATGATCCTGTCGCTCGACGGAGCCGCCGCCTTCGACGGCGTGGCCGGCCCACTCTCCGATCCGAACGACCAGAGCCTGTTGCTCGCGCTGCGCTCCTACGCCGACGTGGTGCTGGTGGGTGCGGGCACGGTGCGCGCCGAGGGCTACGGCCCGGTGCGCTTGACCGCCGAGCAGCTGGCCGAACGCCGGGATCGGTGGAGCACTGACGCGATCCCCCCGATCGCGGTGGTCACCCACACCGGCCGTGTGCCGGCATCGCTGTTCGCCGAGCCCGCGCAGCGGCCCATCCTGATCACCACCGCGCTCGCCGCGCGGGAGCGTCCGCAGTTGGCCGAACACGCCGACCTGCTGATCGCCGGGGACAGTGCGGTCAACCTGGAGTCCGCACTGCGCACGCTCAATGCTCGGGGCATGCGCCGGATCCTGTGCGAAGGCGGCCCCACGCTGCTCGACGAACTGGTCGCAGGCGACCTCGTCGACGAGATGTGCCTGACCATCTCCCCCACGCTGGCCGCAACCGCCACCACAGCACGGCCCGGCGCACCGGCGCTCACGGTGCCGACCCGCCTCACGCTCGGCCATGCCGTGACCTTGCAGAACTACGTCTATCTTCGCTACGTCCGGGGCAACGAGAGGCAGGCCAGCACATGA
- a CDS encoding GNAT family N-acetyltransferase: protein MSIDVRPARKADIPALARVLARAFYDDPVMAWVQPDAARRKAALPGLFSALTRHHFLAGRGTEVAVSPDGIAAAALWDPPGGWQQSPREQLAMLPGVIRAFRGRLAAGRVVTDLMKENHPEEPHWYLGIIGSDPTVRGGGFGHALMDSRLDRCDAEYAPAYLESSNPDNIPYYQRFGFEVTGELTLPEGGPSLWPMWRAPR, encoded by the coding sequence ATGTCGATCGACGTCCGTCCCGCCCGCAAGGCCGATATTCCGGCGTTGGCGCGGGTGTTGGCCCGGGCCTTCTACGACGACCCGGTGATGGCGTGGGTGCAACCCGACGCCGCGCGCCGTAAGGCTGCGCTGCCGGGACTGTTCAGTGCCCTGACCCGTCACCACTTCCTGGCCGGGCGCGGCACCGAGGTGGCGGTGTCGCCGGACGGGATCGCGGCGGCCGCGCTGTGGGATCCGCCCGGCGGGTGGCAGCAGTCGCCGCGCGAACAGCTGGCGATGCTGCCCGGCGTCATCCGCGCGTTCCGGGGCCGGCTGGCGGCCGGCCGGGTGGTCACCGACTTGATGAAGGAGAACCACCCCGAGGAGCCGCACTGGTATCTGGGCATCATCGGCAGCGACCCGACGGTGCGCGGCGGCGGCTTCGGGCACGCGCTGATGGACTCCCGACTCGACCGGTGCGACGCCGAGTACGCCCCGGCCTACCTGGAGTCCAGCAACCCCGACAACATCCCGTACTACCAACGGTTCGGCTTCGAGGTGACCGGGGAGCTCACACTGCCCGAGGGCGGTCCGTCGCTGTGGCCGATGTGGCGGGCGCCTCGATGA
- a CDS encoding ferredoxin reductase yields the protein MFTQTLTEKVLRSPLVDLLTGPHGVDRYTELVDPTWTTDARARVVDVRRSTPRSVTLLLDPNAAVTGYRAGQHLNLTVEIDGRRHTRCYSPASAEGSPLIELTIGAHDGGLVSGHLYRHARPGMVVDLSEPAGDFVLPDERPRRILFVSGGSGITPVMSMLRTLQAEGFDGEIAFVHYARTPAEACYRAELAATGVRVLHGYTRSPGGELDGRFGFEHLQAAMPNPDAVYVCGPPALVDAVHAHCPNALSESFVPVPFVVPDAPSGGRISFRDSGIDAQDDGRPLLDQAEDAGLNPTSGCRMGICHTCTRRKHRGAVRNLTTGAVSTADEEDVQICVSVPVGDVEIAL from the coding sequence ATGTTCACTCAAACTTTGACCGAGAAGGTGCTTCGTTCACCGCTGGTCGATCTGCTCACCGGTCCGCATGGCGTCGACCGCTACACGGAGCTGGTGGACCCGACTTGGACCACCGACGCACGGGCCAGAGTGGTCGACGTGCGCCGGTCCACCCCGCGCAGCGTCACCCTGCTCCTCGACCCGAATGCGGCTGTCACCGGCTACCGCGCCGGCCAGCACCTGAACCTGACGGTGGAGATTGACGGCCGTCGCCACACCCGCTGCTACTCACCGGCCAGCGCCGAGGGGTCCCCGCTCATCGAGCTGACGATCGGAGCCCACGACGGCGGTCTGGTGTCGGGCCACCTGTACCGCCACGCCCGCCCGGGCATGGTGGTCGACCTATCCGAACCGGCGGGCGACTTCGTGCTCCCTGACGAACGTCCCCGCCGCATCCTGTTCGTTTCCGGCGGCAGTGGCATCACCCCGGTGATGTCCATGCTGCGCACCCTGCAGGCCGAGGGTTTCGACGGCGAGATCGCCTTCGTCCACTACGCCCGCACCCCAGCCGAGGCCTGCTACCGAGCCGAGCTCGCCGCGACCGGAGTCCGGGTGCTGCACGGCTACACCCGCTCACCCGGCGGCGAGCTCGACGGCCGCTTCGGCTTCGAGCACCTGCAGGCCGCGATGCCCAATCCCGACGCCGTATACGTGTGCGGACCGCCCGCACTCGTCGACGCAGTGCACGCACACTGCCCGAACGCGTTGTCCGAGAGCTTCGTCCCGGTGCCCTTCGTGGTGCCCGATGCTCCGTCCGGTGGCCGAATCAGCTTCCGCGACAGCGGCATCGACGCCCAAGACGACGGCCGTCCCCTGCTGGACCAGGCCGAGGACGCCGGACTGAACCCGACCAGCGGATGCCGCATGGGCATCTGCCACACCTGCACCCGCCGCAAGCACCGCGGTGCCGTGCGCAACCTGACCACCGGAGCCGTCTCCACCGCCGACGAGGAGGACGTGCAGATCTGCGTGTCGGTGCCC
- a CDS encoding TetR family transcriptional regulator: MNGRTPSSRRERSAKSRSRETPSREERKEATRRAIIAAALKLLDERSFSGLSLREVTREAGIVPAAFYRHFESMDALGLVLIDESFRTLREMLRSARAGKLDPNRVIESTVEILVAGVAEQREHWRFIGRERSSGVTVLRYAIRTEIRLITSELATDLARFPGLNEWSTEDLNILASLFVNSMIIIAEAIEDAHDAAALDEIKRTAVKQLRMITVGVNAWEPAPEADEDDEDDSEAPTL, encoded by the coding sequence GTGAACGGTCGTACGCCCAGCTCACGTCGTGAGCGTTCCGCGAAGTCCCGCTCCCGGGAAACGCCGTCGCGAGAAGAGCGCAAAGAGGCCACCCGCCGGGCCATCATCGCGGCCGCGCTGAAGCTCCTCGACGAGCGCAGCTTCAGCGGTCTGAGCCTGCGCGAGGTCACCCGCGAGGCGGGCATCGTGCCCGCGGCGTTCTACCGCCATTTCGAGTCGATGGACGCGCTCGGCCTAGTCCTCATCGACGAGTCGTTCCGCACGCTGCGCGAGATGTTGCGCAGCGCCCGCGCGGGCAAGCTGGACCCGAACCGGGTCATCGAGTCCACGGTGGAGATCCTGGTCGCCGGAGTGGCCGAGCAGCGTGAGCATTGGCGGTTCATCGGGCGTGAACGCTCCAGTGGCGTGACCGTGCTGCGCTACGCGATTCGCACCGAGATCCGGTTGATCACCTCGGAGCTGGCCACCGACCTCGCGCGGTTCCCCGGCCTCAACGAATGGAGCACCGAGGACCTCAACATCCTCGCCAGCCTGTTCGTGAACTCGATGATCATCATCGCCGAAGCCATCGAGGATGCCCACGACGCGGCTGCGCTGGACGAGATCAAACGCACCGCGGTCAAGCAGCTGCGGATGATCACCGTCGGCGTCAACGCCTGGGAGCCCGCGCCTGAGGCTGACGAGGACGACGAGGACGACTCCGAGGCGCCCACACTGTAA
- a CDS encoding HAD family hydrolase, with product MEKPRPAVLFDIDGTLVDSNYLHVHAWQQAFDEARLPVQAWRVHRSIGMDGSTLVDELSHGADDDVQKRLKDLHTRHYEASAELLKALPGARDLLHRVADLGLQVVLATSAPENELALLRKTLGCDEIVSAITSSEDVDQAKPKPDIVNVALEKAGVTAQQAVFIGDTVWDVEASARAGVPCIAVLSGGVSRGELETAGAAAVFDDAQDLLEHLDGSPISALL from the coding sequence ATGGAAAAACCCCGGCCCGCTGTGCTGTTCGATATCGACGGCACCCTCGTCGACTCGAATTACCTGCATGTTCACGCCTGGCAGCAGGCGTTCGACGAGGCCCGCCTGCCCGTCCAGGCCTGGCGCGTCCACCGCTCGATCGGCATGGACGGGTCCACTCTGGTCGATGAGCTGTCCCACGGCGCCGACGACGATGTGCAGAAGCGGCTCAAGGACTTACACACCCGCCATTACGAGGCCAGCGCCGAGCTGTTGAAAGCGCTGCCCGGCGCACGCGACCTGCTGCACCGGGTGGCGGACCTCGGCCTGCAAGTGGTGCTGGCGACGTCCGCACCGGAGAACGAACTGGCCCTGTTGCGTAAGACGCTGGGTTGCGACGAGATCGTCTCGGCGATCACCTCGTCGGAGGACGTCGATCAGGCCAAGCCGAAACCGGACATCGTCAACGTCGCACTGGAGAAGGCGGGGGTCACCGCGCAACAGGCGGTGTTCATCGGCGACACCGTGTGGGACGTCGAGGCCAGCGCCCGCGCCGGAGTACCGTGCATCGCGGTGCTCTCCGGCGGCGTGTCCCGCGGCGAGCTCGAAACAGCCGGGGCCGCAGCCGTTTTCGACGACGCGCAAGACCTGTTGGAGCACCTCGACGGATCGCCGATCAGCGCACTGCTGTGA